Proteins from one Coregonus clupeaformis isolate EN_2021a chromosome 29, ASM2061545v1, whole genome shotgun sequence genomic window:
- the LOC121544257 gene encoding transmembrane protein 229B-like, whose protein sequence is MATTVPPPVPLTVLSRWYLYAIHGYFCEVMFTAAWEFVVNRDWKFPGVTSVWALFIYGTCILIMEHMYLALRALHCPLLLRCLIYTLGMYIWEFSTGLLLTQFGACPWDYSHFQYNFMGLITAEYALPWFCASFMMERLVIRNTLRLRMDTDGTEGVKSDAGVGGDGGGDGVGGGRREWGERGGTEVNGFLKVD, encoded by the coding sequence ATGGCAACCACAGTCCCTCCGCCAGTGCCTCTGACGGTCTTGTCTCGCTGGTACCTGTACGCCATCCACGGCTACTTCTGTGAGGTCATGTTCACCGCCGCCTGGGAGTTTGTGGTCAACCGCGACTGGAAGTTCCCTGGTGTTACCAGTGTGTGGGCTCTGTTCATCTACGGGACCTGCATCCTCATCATGGAGCACATGTACCTGGCCCTCCGAGCTCTCCACTGCCCCCTGCTGCTGCGATGCCTCATCTATACCCTGGGGATGTACATCTGGGAGTTCAGTACAGGGCTATTGTTGACCCAGTTTGGGGCATGTCCCTGGGATTATTCCCATTTTCAGTATAACTTCATGGGGTTGATCACGGCAGAGTACGCCCTGCCATGGTTCTGTGCGTCGTTCATGATGGAGCGACTGGTTATACGTAACACACTGCGGCTAAGGATGGACACGGACGGAACAGAGGGCGTCAAGTCTGATGCAGGCGtgggaggagatgggggaggagatggggtaggaggggggaggagagaatggGGTGAACGAGGAGGTACAGAGGTCAACGGTTTCCTGAAAGTGGACTGA